A single genomic interval of Shewanella psychropiezotolerans harbors:
- a CDS encoding glycosyltransferase family 2 protein translates to MISIICPMYNEEGALRLFFKTLLSVLSKQSNSFEIICIDDGCTDATLEELIKIKQKVKQIRIVSFSRNFGKEAALTAGFMLARGDAVIPIDADLQDPPELILTMLEQWHLGYKVVLAKRVDRSSDSFLKRSTANFFYTIHNQLASEKIPFNVGDFRLMDRIVVDAINLLPERQRFMKGLLSWVGFKSITIPYTRECRCNGESKFKLMQLWNLAIEGITSFSTIPLKIWSYIGASISLISFAYGSFIIIRTLVFGIEVPGYASLLVVVLFLGGTQLIGIGVLGEYISRVYLETKHRPLYIIEREY, encoded by the coding sequence ATGATCTCTATTATCTGCCCTATGTATAATGAAGAAGGGGCACTAAGACTGTTTTTCAAAACTTTACTTTCGGTATTATCTAAACAAAGTAACTCATTTGAAATCATATGCATAGATGATGGTTGTACTGATGCTACCTTAGAAGAGCTCATTAAGATTAAACAAAAAGTAAAACAGATAAGAATTGTGAGTTTTTCAAGGAATTTTGGTAAAGAAGCAGCCTTAACAGCTGGTTTTATGCTTGCGCGTGGTGATGCAGTCATTCCAATAGATGCTGATTTACAAGATCCACCTGAGCTTATCTTAACTATGCTAGAGCAGTGGCACCTTGGTTATAAAGTGGTATTGGCAAAGCGCGTGGATCGTTCGAGTGATTCATTTTTGAAACGCAGTACTGCTAATTTTTTTTACACCATACATAACCAATTAGCGTCTGAGAAAATTCCATTTAATGTTGGTGATTTTCGATTAATGGATCGAATAGTTGTCGATGCAATCAATTTATTGCCTGAAAGACAAAGATTTATGAAAGGCTTGCTGTCTTGGGTTGGTTTCAAATCGATCACTATTCCCTATACCCGTGAATGCAGGTGTAATGGTGAGTCGAAGTTCAAGTTAATGCAACTCTGGAATCTAGCCATTGAAGGTATAACAAGTTTCAGTACGATTCCGTTGAAAATTTGGAGTTATATCGGTGCTTCTATTTCTTTGATCTCTTTTGCATATGGTTCATTTATTATCATTCGTACCTTAGTTTTTGGCATAGAGGTACCTGGGTATGCATCACTTTTGGTCGTTGTTCTATTTTTAGGTGGAACTCAACTGATTGGAATTGGCGTATTAGGAGAATATATATCCCGAGTTTACCTTGAAACCAAGCATCGACCTCTATATATCATTGAGCGAGAGTACTAA
- a CDS encoding class I SAM-dependent methyltransferase → MEKKAYAELAENQDNHWWFKGRREIIEFFLRRYSVNREANAKVLEVGCGTGGNLAMLSQFGDVTAVEMDEFSRAYVKEKLNIEVHYGALPFEIDLQDKQFDLICLFDVLEHIEDDISSLERVSNLLKDKGYLIITVPAYQYLYGKHDKEMHHYRRYNSAHLSSMLSDCGFSIVSMSYFNSFLLPIAGLSRLLDKFTVNDSAIGAKQPATVINQFLYRILSFEKHVLKFTLLPFGLSLICIVQKK, encoded by the coding sequence ATGGAAAAAAAAGCCTATGCTGAACTGGCCGAAAATCAAGATAACCATTGGTGGTTTAAAGGCAGAAGAGAGATCATTGAGTTTTTTCTCCGTCGATATTCAGTCAATCGAGAGGCTAATGCTAAGGTACTCGAAGTCGGTTGTGGTACTGGTGGAAACTTGGCTATGTTAAGTCAGTTTGGCGATGTAACTGCTGTCGAAATGGATGAGTTTTCAAGGGCGTATGTTAAGGAAAAACTGAACATTGAAGTACATTACGGTGCGCTTCCATTTGAAATAGATCTTCAAGATAAACAGTTTGATCTTATTTGCTTATTTGATGTGTTAGAGCATATAGAAGATGATATATCATCCTTAGAGCGAGTAAGTAATCTTTTGAAAGATAAAGGATATTTAATTATTACAGTCCCTGCATACCAATACCTTTACGGTAAACATGATAAAGAGATGCATCACTACAGACGCTATAACTCTGCACATCTATCTTCAATGCTATCTGATTGTGGATTTAGCATTGTCAGCATGAGCTACTTTAATTCCTTTTTATTGCCTATCGCGGGACTGTCTCGGCTGCTAGATAAATTTACTGTTAACGACAGTGCAATAGGAGCTAAACAACCTGCCACTGTCATTAATCAGTTCCTATACCGTATTCTTTCATTTGAAAAACATGTTCTAAAATTTACCCTGCTTCCATTTGGATTATCATTAATATGTATAGTTCAAAAAAAGTAA
- a CDS encoding FAD:protein FMN transferase, producing the protein MSEELSLAATSLGHLASFHAMASRCEVLMRTADRELAYAMAYQVLQETRRIEKKYSRFNHTSLLSGLNANAGDWQNIDVETSALLVFSKQCFDLSDGMFDITAGPILKLWNFGSDANMPTSASIERALKHVGFGKLSIEASRLYLPLDMSLDFGGIAKEYACDRAASLLTLHYPHIPALVNLGGDIACASVAEKPWQVGIEDPSELNNATGTISLTGGGLATSGHTRRYLLNKGKRYGHILNLNTGYPVEGAPLSVTVKAANCLVAGMLSTIAMLKGVNAQAFMASQDIDFHICR; encoded by the coding sequence ATGAGCGAAGAGCTGTCATTGGCAGCCACTTCCTTGGGACATCTGGCGAGCTTTCATGCCATGGCCAGTCGGTGTGAGGTGCTTATGCGCACAGCCGACAGAGAGCTGGCCTATGCCATGGCCTACCAGGTTTTGCAGGAAACACGGCGCATAGAGAAAAAGTACAGTCGCTTCAATCACACCAGTTTGCTCAGCGGGCTTAATGCCAATGCTGGCGACTGGCAGAATATCGACGTAGAAACCTCGGCGCTCTTGGTGTTTTCGAAACAGTGCTTCGACTTAAGTGATGGCATGTTCGATATTACGGCGGGACCCATATTGAAACTCTGGAACTTTGGGTCAGATGCAAATATGCCTACTTCTGCATCCATCGAGAGGGCACTTAAACATGTCGGCTTTGGTAAGTTGAGCATAGAGGCATCACGGCTTTATCTTCCGCTAGACATGAGCCTTGATTTCGGTGGCATCGCCAAGGAGTATGCCTGTGACAGGGCAGCGAGCCTGTTGACGCTTCATTACCCTCACATACCCGCCCTAGTGAATCTAGGCGGTGATATAGCCTGTGCTTCAGTCGCCGAGAAACCCTGGCAGGTGGGAATAGAAGATCCCAGCGAACTGAACAATGCCACAGGGACAATAAGCTTAACTGGCGGAGGGCTGGCTACCAGCGGCCACACCCGGCGTTATCTACTCAATAAGGGCAAGAGATATGGGCACATACTGAACCTGAACACCGGCTATCCGGTGGAAGGCGCCCCTCTGTCTGTGACCGTTAAGGCCGCCAATTGTTTGGTGGCAGGCATGTTATCCACCATCGCCATGTTAAAAGGCGTCAATGCGCAGGCCTTTATGGCCTCTCAGGATATCGACTTTCATATCTGCCGTTAG
- a CDS encoding GGDEF domain-containing protein — protein sequence MALLMVVSFYLVQRYVGIADLTDIQKFAFCLLVFALPVNLFMIHFLPEKRLLSRFGINYLLLILFQVIWCWLLLEQITNENVSWLWSAYLKPIPALSSSPLLLIIISIFLTLISAFIVLFRNANFDHTIFINLLFSTIALIFFDTPQISAICFSLAATLLLLGIITSSHELAFVDQLTELQGRRALEIEMEHINGLYTIAMLDVDHFKLFNDSYGHRTGDEVLRLVAQIMKQTEGNASVFRYGGEEFIILFKGKNSNQCLPYLNELRSKIAKYDLVIRDHYERPILDKDAKNCGQNGGEHKTVNITVSIGVADSINNRTKLHTLGADEVLKAADKALYRAKSGGRNRVTNLRFA from the coding sequence GTGGCTCTCTTAATGGTTGTTAGCTTCTATTTGGTACAAAGATATGTAGGTATTGCTGACCTGACGGATATTCAGAAATTCGCTTTCTGCTTATTGGTATTTGCTCTTCCTGTGAATCTTTTCATGATTCATTTTTTACCAGAAAAACGTTTGCTCTCTCGATTCGGCATTAACTATCTTCTATTAATCTTGTTTCAAGTGATATGGTGCTGGCTCCTGCTTGAACAGATAACGAATGAAAATGTCAGTTGGCTCTGGAGTGCCTATCTAAAGCCTATACCGGCATTATCTTCATCACCGCTGCTGCTCATCATAATCTCAATATTTCTCACCTTAATTAGCGCATTCATTGTCTTATTCAGAAACGCTAACTTTGACCATACCATCTTCATTAATCTACTATTTTCAACTATAGCCCTCATCTTTTTTGATACCCCTCAAATTTCAGCAATATGTTTTTCATTGGCAGCGACACTTCTCCTGCTAGGGATTATTACCTCTAGCCATGAACTGGCATTTGTCGATCAACTGACTGAGCTTCAAGGCCGTAGGGCACTAGAAATTGAGATGGAGCACATAAATGGTCTATACACTATAGCCATGCTGGATGTGGATCACTTCAAGCTGTTTAACGACTCCTATGGACACAGGACCGGAGATGAAGTGTTGAGGCTAGTGGCGCAGATAATGAAGCAAACGGAAGGGAATGCCTCGGTATTCAGGTATGGTGGCGAGGAGTTTATTATCTTGTTCAAGGGAAAGAACTCGAATCAATGTTTGCCCTATCTCAATGAGTTAAGGAGTAAAATAGCCAAGTATGATCTAGTCATTCGTGACCACTATGAAAGACCCATTCTCGATAAAGATGCTAAAAATTGTGGCCAAAATGGTGGAGAACATAAAACCGTAAATATCACTGTCAGTATAGGCGTCGCCGACAGCATCAATAACAGAACCAAGCTACATACACTTGGCGCAGATGAAGTGTTAAAAGCCGCAGATAAAGCCCTGTATCGTGCCAAGAGTGGCGGCAGGAACAGAGTGACAAACTTAAGGTTTGCCTGA
- a CDS encoding GtrA family protein, producing MYSSKKVTWEEIQEFGRFAVVGLLTTLIYFFTANRLMLILALSPLLSNLLSFVISFIFSYVLQSIWSFKVKINKSRFVRFSIISSANFTLILVITLTFDYVGFSNEKAILFICLLLPIISYLFQKYWVFNDKTI from the coding sequence ATGTATAGTTCAAAAAAAGTAACTTGGGAAGAGATCCAGGAATTCGGACGTTTTGCCGTGGTTGGGCTATTAACGACTTTGATTTACTTTTTCACGGCTAACAGGCTAATGTTAATACTGGCACTGAGTCCATTGTTATCAAATCTATTGTCTTTTGTTATTAGTTTTATTTTTTCATATGTTTTGCAAAGTATTTGGAGTTTTAAAGTGAAGATCAATAAGTCCCGTTTTGTGCGTTTTAGCATTATCTCGAGTGCTAATTTCACGTTAATATTGGTTATCACACTTACTTTTGACTACGTGGGATTCTCTAATGAGAAGGCCATACTATTTATTTGCCTATTATTACCAATCATTAGCTATTTATTTCAAAAATATTGGGTGTTTAATGATAAGACAATATGA